In Toxoplasma gondii ME49 chromosome X, whole genome shotgun sequence, a single genomic region encodes these proteins:
- a CDS encoding hypothetical protein (encoded by transcript TGME49_226570) yields the protein MSQPTSPTVSPGTPLNCGASERQLEVESSPMEGRVYTDNEIHSDGGHSVECPPPGSPIPQTTTFTSQAAPALQPRMMYPSTDALTIPAGHQQMMYFNPAAAGYTDGSHGYDPREGYPVVYPYVPMTLPIETKKKRGFCC from the exons ATGTCGCAACCAACTTCCCCTACCGTCTCCCCCGGCACACCACTCAACTGTGGCGCTTCGGAGCGTCAGTTGGAAGTTG AATCCAGCCCCATGGAAGGCCGTGTTTACACCGACAACGAGATTCACAGCGATGGCGGCCACAGCGTCGAGTGCCCGCCTCCGGGATCCCCAATTCCGCAGACGA CCACGTTCACTTCGCAGGCTGCTCCTGCTCTCCAGCCTCGAATGATGTACCCGTCCACAGATGCCCTGACTATTCCCGCTGGCCACCAGCAGATGATGTACTTCAATCCCGCTGCCGCCGGCTACACCGACGGGAGCCACGGCTACGATCCCCGTGAAGGCTATCCTGTTGTGTACCCCTATGTCCCCATGACTCTCCCAATTGAGaccaagaaaaaacgcggaTTCTGCTGCTAA
- a CDS encoding hypothetical protein (encoded by transcript TGME49_226565), whose amino-acid sequence MIPEYNAAGRNLLFRGAPHCSWTRPLFRHACLSKCMKQCVLVENGGAALCLRFSHPVHIWKAYHLQQNASALPRFAAEQLDSESLSFADVQLTIEHAKQGKHLSTLFPVTLLSVLFLRSSIIHLVRFKRD is encoded by the exons ATGATCCCTGAGTACAATGCCGCGGGAAGAAACCTGCTCTTTCGTGGAGCCCCACACTGCTCGTGGACGCGGCCCTTGTTTCGTCATGCGTGCTTGTCTAAATGCATGAAACAGTGTGTGTTGGTGGAGAACGGGGGCGCGGCTTTAtgtttgcgtttctcccATCCGGTTCATATATGGAAGGCATACCACCTGCAGCAAAACGCTTCTGCATTGCCTCGCTTTGCTGCCG agcagCTCGACTCCGAGAGCTTGTCATTCGCCGATGTTCAGCTAACAATCGAGCATGCAAAGCAAGGAAAGCATCTGTCCACTCTTTTCCCTGTCACGCTACTTTCCGTTCTGTTCCTCCGGTCCTCAATTATCCACCTAGTTCGATTCAAAAGGGATTGA
- a CDS encoding zinc finger (CCCH type) motif-containing protein (encoded by transcript TGME49_226560) produces the protein MFAKRATKKQGRRGPLSEEAEAEATAGGSASGTQTTRAEKDERQSDKDDEDPVHVVKKQRTASTGKHFIQAVSERTKHTAEEMLHGFKSNPKLTINNDNRATAIFDVDTDRKHDHRAILERNAEIGEKIEKGELEAGIYRGQGAHRVYVKRREGALSFAKSTGLYGPVRGTNNVRMTMYVDYNPEICKDYKETGYCGFGNTCKFLHDRHDYKGGWQIEQEWQQLQKKKQEKLRRIAEGLADSDEDTDKSSDSSEASEDEDGLPFACLKCRKKWTENMNPVVTRCGHYFCETCAYTHYSTSIKCYQCGKETQGIFNSAFDLLRKVKNIEMDRERKAQRRKQRRANERGEADSDESNMENDAKSSQSGEDEEGNSDAGSKEDGSGNTSDEEGGEDGRGNDSDE, from the exons ATGTTTGCGAAACGAGCGACAAAAAAGCAAGGACGAAGGGGCCCGTTGTCCGAGGAGGctgaagcagaagcgacTGCAGGCGGCAGTGCGTCAGGCACACAAACAACTCGTGCAGAAAAAGATGAGCGACAGTCTGACAAGGACGATGAGGATCCTGTACATGTCgtcaagaaacagagaacagcCTCGACTGGGAAACACTTCATTCAGGCT GTTTCCGAAAGGACAAAACACACTGCCGAGGAGATGCTGCATGGCTTTAAAAGCAATCCGAAACTT ACCATAAATAATGACAACCGCGCCACGGCGATATTCGATGTTGACACAGACAGGAAGCACGATCACAGAGCCATTCTAGAAAGGAATGCCGAGATCGGCGAGAAGATTGAGAAAGGGGAGCTTGAGGCCGGCATCTACCGTGGGCAGGGTGCCCACCGTGTTTACGtaaagaggcgagagggtGCGCTGTCTTTTGCAAAGTCAACTGGTTTGTATGGTCCAGTTCGCGGGACAAACAATGTTCGCATGACCATGTATGTGGACTACAACCCGGAGATTTGCAAGGATTACAAGGAGACGGGTTACTGTGGGTTCGGAAACACCTGCAAGTTCTTGCACGACAGGCACGACTACAAAGGCGGGTGGCAAATCGAACAGGAATGGCAACAACtccaaaagaagaaacag GAGAAACTCCGCCGCATTGCAGAAGGCCTGGCGGATAGCGatgaagacacagacaaaagcagcgacagcagcgagGCGAGCGAGGATGAAGATGGTCTGCCTTTTGCGTGCTTGAAGTGCAGGAAAAAGTGGACCGAAAACATGAACCCTGTTGTGACCCGGTGTGGCCATTACTTTTGTGAAACTTGTGCGTACACGCACTACAGCACGAGCATAAAGTGCTATCAGtgcggaaaagagacacagggaaTCTTCAATTCCGCCTTTGATTTACTCAGAAAGGTGAAGAACATTGAGATGGACAGGGAACGCAAAGCCCAGCGGCGCAAGCAGCGAAGAGCAaacgagaggggagaagcagactcAGACGAATCAAATATGGAGAATGACGCAAAGAGCAGTCAAtcaggagaagacgaagaaggtaATTCTGACGCAGGCTCCAAGGAAGATGGAAGTGGCAACACTTCCGATGAGGAAGGTGGCGAAGATGGGCGAGGAAACGATTCTGATGAATAG
- a CDS encoding TBC domain containing protein (encoded by transcript TGME49_226550) produces MIGSEEFWKTEADAPLLNRNADFVSKENAAEMIERARKLVDLIESGAGTDVSIELVPDCGDEGARRIFVLDAERTFKDPKHREQMVSVLQSLWPELQDYHQGLGFLVAFLLLYLPPEDVAKVAIGLHRDYVPGYFKSAPAAYVRDARVYQKLMHKFFPEVATTIEDLTCPEAYVSKWFIGMNVHVLTFEAMMLFLEAFLEKKDTFLFQFGLALLKNVQPDLVATKDVSKTLAILRLDQSLYPNTKQAEGSDQPGSFFTRIVEDAINFDLGDADIEKLREEAMEEMRLEEEKRKEREKQLGLDSDDEIVFSDEEDE; encoded by the exons ATGATTGGATCTGAAGAGTTTTggaagacagaggctgaCGCTCCTCTGCTTAACCGAAACGCGGATTTCGTGAGTAAAGAGAATGCGGCGGAGATGATCGAGAGAGCGCGGAAGCTCGTCGACTTGATTGAAAGTGGGGCCGGCACCGACGTGAGCATTGAATTGGTTCCGGACTGTGGCGATGAAGGAGCGCGACGAATTTTTGTTttggacgcagagagaacctTCAAGGATCCAAAGCACAGAGAGCAGATGGTTTCAGTTTTGCAATCCTTGTGGCCGGAGCTACAGGACTACCACCAGGGCTTGGGGTTCTTGGTTGCCTTTCTGCTGCTTTATCTTCCTCCCGAGGACGTTGCGAAGGTTGCGATCGGGTTACACCGTGACTACGTGCCTGGGTATTTCAAGTCGGCCCCTGCAGCCTATGTGCGTGACGCTCGAGTGTATCAAAAGCTCATGCACAAGTTCTTCCCGGAAGTTGCGACAACCATCGAAGACCTCACCTGCCCGGAGGCGTACGTCTCTAAGTGGTTCATCGGAATGAATGTTCACGTGCTCACTTTCGAAGCAATGATGCTCTTCCTAGAAGCTTTCCTAGAAAAAAAGGACAcctttcttttccagttCGGACTCGCACTTCTGAAAAATGTACAGCCAGACTTGGTTGCTACGAAGGACGTCTCCAAAACACTCGCCATCCTGAGGCTGGACCAGTCATTGTACCCCAACACAAAGCAGGCTGAAGGAAGCGACCAGCCGggttccttcttcactcgcATTGTCGAAGATGCTATCAACTTCGATCTAGG GGACGCCGATATTGAGAAACTCAGGGAGGAGGCAATGGAAGAAATGCGCTTggaggaggaaaagcgaaaggaaCGTGAGAAGCAG CTGGGActcgacagcgacgacgaaaTCGTTTtctccgacgaagaagatgagtAG
- a CDS encoding protein kinase (encoded by transcript TGME49_226540), producing MGYPCSFEPFVSYEPWNPEEYNEQKVLAKAIHGTVLLAEHQPTRQLRAVKKIPNKNVYKRGYGQLENALVEIGASLYLSRHSIAPVDGIIRTYGAYRDETDTYLVAEYASGGELFNEVARVGHVQEEHARRIGLQLLLGVKSLHDNGVCHRDLSLENTLLHSDGSIRIIDFGQAEPLFDETGKEKNLINAAGKMYYRAPEMYSGSYRGSAVDIFAVGVMMFILVFGTPPWLQATALDDRYVFIQTFQNGFERLLVRWKRQHYVSKELRDLIRSMIVADPLQRPTADVALAHPCFVSADPCRDTALHLSLLRNRLQQHRSGRASLHKRCVQISARYKADPEILARGGQVEPQEQALLDRNTVGSKDTSGCASQSGPVVITVVTDCAENVPKDSVSPPTIPKRATVPPSSLFVPQHTQPKSASTSATDLAVSSAERPSHRSVSASPASQKLRALSQLVSRLAGVRFRRPSHPHASGSSVPLKRHVSDIGRGEELED from the exons ATGGGCTATCCGTGCAGCTTCGAGCCGTTCGTTTCGTACGAACCATGGAATCCTGAGGAGTACAATGAGCAAAAAGTACTAG CCAAGGCGATTCACGGCACTGTCCTCCTGGCTGAGCACCAACCAACGAGGCAACTCAGGGCTGTTAAGAAGATTCCGAACAAAAATGTTTACAAACGAGGTTATGGACAGCTCGAAAATGCACTA GTAGAGATTGGGGCCTCCCTTTACCTCTCCAGGCACTccatagctcccgtggacgGGATTATCAGGACATATGGCGCCTACCGCGATGAGACAGACACATACCTCGTTGCAG AATATGCTTCAGGTGGAGAGCTGTTCAACGAAGTGGCCCGGGTGGGTCATGTGCAAGAAGAGCACGCGCGGCGCATTGGCCTGCAGTTGCTCCTTGGTGTCAAATCTCTTCATGATAACGGAGTCTGTCACAGAGATCTGTCACTCGAAAACACTCTGCTTCACTCGGATGGATCTATACGGATCATTGACTTCGGCCAAGCAG AACCATTATTCGACGAGACaggcaaagaaaagaacCTAATCAATGCTGCGGGCAAAATGTACTATCGCGCTCCTGAG ATGTACTCAGGCAGCTATCGTGGTTCAGCCGTAGACATATTCGCTGTGGGAGTCATGATGTTCATTCTCGTATTTGGAA CTCCTCCGTGGCTTCAAGCCACTGCACTGGACGACAGATATGTCTTCATTCAGACTTTTCAAAATGGGTTCGAGCGGCTCCTTGTTCGGTGGAAGAGGCAGCACTACGTGTCCAAAGAACTGCGAG ATCTGATTCGGTCGATGATTGTAGCAGATCCTCTTCAGCGACCGACAGCAGATGTAGCGTTAGCTCATCCATGCTTCGTCAGTGCAGATCCTTGTCGGGACACTGCCTTGCATCTATCACTTCTGCGAAATCGCCTACAACAGCATCGTTCGGGTCGGGCATCTCTACACAAGAGATGTGTTCAAATTTCTGCACGATATAAAGCCGATCCCGAAATCCTGGCTAGAGGAGGTCAAGTGGAACCGCAAGAACAAGCTCTTCTCGACAGGAACACTGTCGGCTCGAAGGACACATCCGGGTGTGCATCCCAGTCGGGGCCTGTCGTGATCACCGTTGTCACTGATTGTGCAGAAAATGTCCCGAAggactctgtctctcccccgACCATTCCAAAGAGAGCTACAGTCCCTCCGAGTTCCCTTTTTGTTCCTCAACATACTCAGCCGAAGTCGGCCTCTACATCGGCGACAGATCTTGCAGTCTCCTCTGCCGAGAGACCCAGCCACCGCAGTGTTTCTGCCTCACCAGCGTCGCAGAAGCTACGCGCTCTCTCTCAACTTGTAAGTAGACTCGCAGGTGTCAGATTCCGTAGGCCTAGCCATCCTCATGCTTCTGGAAGTAGCGTGCCTCTAAAACGTCATGTAAGTGATATCGGGAGAGGTGAAGAACTTGAAGATTAA
- a CDS encoding hypothetical protein (encoded by transcript TGME49_226532~Signal peptide predicted by SignalP 2.0 HMM (probability 0.841) with cleavage site probability 0.219 at residue 36~Predicted trans-membrane domain (TMHMM2.0):33-53) produces MRSWYSAFNLGFMAFGVTLKGLLYLGLVPLVAAVVSLIVSAVGYLGFRYPDPAFVICGPLWGSYLLTNLVHMLTVANAANMYLGLGRWIWLLLPISLGTFGLYLLWESKNRRMAQNFITAFTSAFGAVAGVSIMLSYFCAHTNSPFDLVSFMTYPTGFRWSDSGDVGMLVLLVALVIGGMRISVARDRQQDSPGFGEDREGSLALAKKLVAGGYERVSRTVSSVSVDSAPFLSFAGSRSDVGTKRRMEAPGGGTNESASRRGPKSLGIKNLLQKFESTEDYDTKDCSTDDDSPVSLRRTLGDLTPTTASSVKVLQSTSKNLLDEYDACFSLVTVAETEDFCSVL; encoded by the exons ATGAGAAGTTGGTACTCAG CCTTCAACCTTGGATTTATGGCGTTCGGCGTTACTCTGAAG GGGCTGCTATATCTTGGCCTTGTTCCCCTCGTTGCAGCAGTTGTCTCATTAATTGTTTCCGCGGTTGGATACTTAGG GTTCCGTTACCCGGATCCAGCATTCGTCATCTGTGGCCCTCTATGGGGATCCTACCTTCTCACAAACCTCGTACACATGCTCACTGTTGCCAACGCTGCGAACATGTACCTGG GACTCGGAAGATGGATCTGGCTTCTGTTACCCATCTCTCTCGGTACTTTCGGTTTATACCTTTTGTGGGAGAGTAAGAACCGAAGGATGGCACAGAATTTTATCACTGC GTTCACGAGCGCCTTTGGCGCCGTGGCTGGCGTATCAATTATGCTCTCCTACTTCTGTGCGCACACGAACAGCCCCTTCGACCTTGTTTCATTTATGACATATCCAACAGGA TTTCGATGGAGCGACTCTGGAGACGTTGGCATGCTGGTGCTCCTGGTAGCTCTGGTCATCGGTGGCATGAGAATCTCGGTTGCTAGGGACAGACAGCAAGATAGTCCCGGATTTG GAGAGGACCGAGAGGGTTCCCTGGCTCTCGCAAAGAAGCTCGTTGCAGGTGGTTACGAGCGCGTGAGCAGAACAGTTAGCTCAGTATCGGTGGACTCTGCGCCCTTCCTTTCGTTTGCAGGCTCTCGAAGCGACGTAGGA ACTAAAAGGCGCATGGAAGCACCAGGCGGCGGGACAAACGAGAGTGCGTCCCGTCGTGGACCAAAGAGTCTTGGAATCAAGAACCTACTACAG aagTTTGAGAGCACGGAGGACTACGACACGAAGGACTGCTCTACTGATGATGATTCTCCCGTCTCGCTTCGTAGA ACTTTAGGCGATTTGACTCCCACGACAGCTTCTTCTGTCAAGGTGCTCCAGAGCACGTCGAAAAATCTTCTCGACGAATACGATGCTTGCTTCTCTTTGGTGACTGTTGCTGAAACAGAAGACTTCTGTAGTGTTTTGTAG
- a CDS encoding hypothetical protein (encoded by transcript TGME49_226520): MANKRAALSLQSTPDSFGAGDHKKQRINSEPDVDFMSASFDARAALRASELTPPIAQATAVANIKAAEMLLPWAIQEQVASSASNEDRHRYSTSSHANRDFEGSLNAARNKQFRNDMVAAIAASKADAAAVGDIIEQRFTGGSTVDGIHSESIINSLRGWAKSASQVKVHVICHDLLPGVGDKNSRALLAGTVRWFDEKLNILLQPARLLAYQKDDGTTINNPHNQLGWVYIRCHQVVAISPLSEV; this comes from the exons ATGGCAAACAAGCGCGCTGCGCTGAGCCTGCAATCAACACCGGACTCGTTCGGCGCAGGAGACCATAAGAAACAAAGGATCAACTCCGAGCCAGATGTTGACTTCATGAGCGCGAGCTTTGATGCCCGGGCTGCACTTCGGGCTTCAGAATTGACTCCTCCCATTGCCCAAGCGACTGCGGTGGCGAACATCAAAGCCGCGGAGATGTTGCTACCATGGGCCATTCAGGAGCAAGTGGCTTCATCTGCAAGCAACGAAGACCGGCACAGATACAGCACGTCTTCGCATGCCAACAGAGATTTCGAGGGGAGTTTGAATGCGGCAAGGAATAAACAATTCCGAAACG ATATGGTGGCAGCAATCGCAGCCAGCAAGGCTGACGCTGCTGCTGTTGGGGATATCATCGAACAGAGATTCACTGGAG GATCAACCGTAGACGGGATCCACTCTGAAAGCATCATCAACTCACTTCGAGGCTGGGCAAAATCGGCCAGCCAAGTCAAGGTGCATGTAATATGCCACGATCTACTTCCGGGAGTGGGGGACAAGAATTCTCGAGCACTGTTGGCTGGAACTGTACGGTGGTTCGATGAAAAGCTCAACATTCTCCTACAACCAGCTCGGCTGTTGGCTTATCAAAAGGATGACGGAACCACGATCAACAACCCTCACAACCAGTTAGGCTGGGTTTATATTCG GTGCCATCAGGTGGTCGCCATCTCTCCACTGTCGGAGGTGTAA
- a CDS encoding hypothetical protein (encoded by transcript TGME49_226515) yields the protein MRYRWMIPERLCNFPSIKSAIEAEHEILRDTITDSEKSVEAGKQEKSIRRGRLEDTSLHSLISSESLGGCLSVRHPTEKQAYITSTRVGPYEPVPRMPKQHTASSTTVPSTQQHPGTVSFPYTSCHPCPREASRVRVQDLKSLIPSSPPPSCYGIKPAISLSTSQCHDVRAYNQEKSLSNAEREETFPSFRKTVQAESISSPDHLIFDCFSPHRGTAAYSGVAGERISRQRPAREPVPFSSRYAEPRPIRISREGYAFGKSSATQSHTQSCLGSLSQLPPSPPLEQPLPCKMYYHNIRAVAVHYIVDEAGRETEKRGQVSTEQTDDENPQVGSGEEVKRKNNGEKRMTAQFSRFEEEGRNRQGGVQGVRPQRSSTSRVRCRVFSCKRYGRQQAEILAKEFLDKISSTGPSTMSPDDSNISLPAATDTTVTDNISLPSSTPFSVASEKLLLEKEASVA from the exons ATGCGGTACAGGTGGATGATCCCAGAACGCCTTTGCAATTTCCCTTCCATAAAAAGTGCAATCGAGGCAGAGCATGAGATACTGCGAGATACCATCACCGACAGTGAAAAATCTGTGGAGGCAgggaagcaagaaaaaagCATTCGTCGAGGAAGGCTGGAGGACACGTCGCTGCACTCTCTCATATCTTCTGAATCCTTGGGGGGTTGCCTGTCAGTAAGGCATCCCACGGAGAAACAAGCATATATCACGTCAACACGCGTAGGACCGTATGAACCAGTTCCAAGGATGCCCAAACAG CACACTGCCTCGTCAACTACTGTGCCATCCACCCAACAACATCCTGGAACTGTGTCCTTTCCATATACTTCATGCCACCCATGCCCGCGCGAGGCATCACGGGTCAGGGTACAGGATTTAAAAAGTCTTattccctcctctcctccacccTCCTGTTATGGAATTAAACCAGCTATCtcgctctccacttctcAATGTCATGACGTTAGGGCGTACAATCAGGAGAAAAGCCTGTCGAatgcggagagagaagaaaccttTCCTTCGTTCCGAAAAACCGTGCAAGCAGAGTCGATATCTTCACCAGATCACTTGATATTTGACTGCTTTTCACCTCACAGAGGCACAGCTGCTTATTCTGGAGTTGCCGGTGAGCGGATTTCTCGACAACGCCCAGCGCGGGAGCCTGTGCCTTTCAGTTCCCGATATGCAGAACCACGTCCAATACGTATTAGCCGTGAAGGTTACGCATTCGGAAAATCGTCGGCTACGCAGTCACACACTCAGTCGTGTCTCGGCAGCCTCAGCCAATTGCCTCCATCTCCTCCTCTCGAGCAGCCTTTACCGTGCAAGATGTACTACCATAATATCCGGGCAGTTGCAGTTCACTACATTGTCGACGAAGCGGGtcgggagacggagaaacgcggacaGGTTTCGACGGAACAAACGGACGACGAAAATCCTCAAGTGGGCAGTGGTGAGGAAGTTAAAAGGAAAAATaacggagaaaaacgtaTGACCGCTCAGTTTTCCAGGTttgaggaggaaggaaggaatcGTCAGGGGGGGGTCCAGGGTGTACGTCCACAGCGATCGTCCACTAGTCGTGTGAGATGCAGAGTTTTTAGTTGTAAAAGATATGGAAGACAACAGGCAGAGATTCTAGCCAAAGAGTTCCTCGACAAAATTTCGTCTACCGGACCTTCCACAATGTCACCTGACGACTCTAATATCTCCCTCCCTGCGGCCACAGACACCACCGTCACAGATAACATTTCGCTCCCTTCTTCAACACCCTTTTCTGTTGCCTCGGAGAAACTCTTGttggaaaaagaagcgagcgTTGCTTGA